Proteins from a genomic interval of Xiphophorus maculatus strain JP 163 A chromosome 7, X_maculatus-5.0-male, whole genome shotgun sequence:
- the mphosph8 gene encoding M-phase phosphoprotein 8 isoform X1 translates to MAAEAEKVEPAESEQDEEEDVYEVERIIDMRVEEGEVLYRVRWKNYCSDDDTWEPEAHLEDCHEVLLAFKRHQAELKAKKEAESRKPVQKLLPVKSDVFDADSESDSDKDRPTEAAVKKKKKKKKIREEEEEDPPPKKKKKKDKRRDEPKPLPAPETDDEEEEAPPTPPFPPKEAKVEPKKRYADSDEEEDGVLSSKKQKKEKGKDGGKHKKTKTEEGKKKKVKKEWKVESSDDEAAARVEEDLSDGPSESQMEDSGSAEAVAKPAEKLNLEDKIKQKKGKWEVKLQGIKDLISEKKSKKPDGNLQKPKSQSSKSKEDGALQSDSSDNSSLHKKAKSKGSDGTPAAPQKAPSSSTSSSSSSSSSTTVATSKVKEDEVTKEEAQKDASGSTNLFEKFLLNCEAKDRAPRRPPPVTEKSSSKPTKLIGKIEKIPKPTKESPSQKAELERTERTKPSDVSRASQSHGFSLDSDEREEESTGKPRSADDSRERKERADEAQRPSWERRSSTDDRRKRRDDSEPRLFISCDENQEPPEGNDKSERAQATLSLGMDLNLDWMTLDNFQKHLNGEDEILSGPPLSPSELRDAVKSGDYMAVKLALNSKEDYNLEQEASTIDEKRSYEGERNLIEAKRNKEAAAKENIPHDMDGPQSDSRISSFQTSTNAEKLTAKKHKRKLRGGSNKTKSKNTLRKTSITQKSQGEEQKISDDTNSALSTQMTLNTINLDLTKNADKRLKQVDGGTRQKHKASKIKAAEEGKNSDEHTDGAMLENVDGLDQALTKSDGEETVKTRWLRRRKTAESMIPTRSSLRTRKQVVETKPIVVVKEKKETYKKHLCVFCESYFTQITKHLESKHAEEPDVAHAMHFPKGSKVRQTMLDQVRHKGIYENCDISNSGEGEIVTKKQLKKPAVSVRDFSPCQHCLAFYRKTDLWRHEQTCKIRKGEQKSSEKTNRSNSCNSVSDLLPMSEFLTGSCKEIIQIMNQDDISRHIQLDPLICKYGNTLSVNYDHDKSQFAYIAQKMRELGRFVLAVSELDKTVKYLHEICLPSKFELAVEGVKKVSGFDPTSSKFKTISLVSKIGYSLKRAAEIAFGESRMTEDSETEGELKKFIELLDTKWAYCFSRKALACSLKQETKKVDVDKSTVTEDLIKLHRFITREEEEARKDLKDNASMSTWKKLGEATLANLCLFNRGRVGNIGRLLLKTYSQRTSGGTCILSADQVRKSTKLELELRSSFTRLELEGQYGRNMLVLLTDRMVSSIDLLVENREQAGVSKTNPYLFARSEGPSFIRGLDCFRRAAVECGVKNSEALLSSSGREQISTCWQLMSLSQQELDQVAKMLGKSSQECYSLSQNATLLEEISRELLKMDRTMPTSRPSTTKDGTRPKQLLKRRPWSEKEQMAVKRYLNEFITRMKVPGKKACNACIAAEPDLGGRSWTDVKNYVHNTLQTMRRRNNQLRSDGNKGVLNTKSSKTPDQTVNSDMEETSVCTMTTVNPDHLQESSLNCCMTMPPSANIRESSPFSQEINASYTPFCSSNTNMIHTSQPLISNFTPLNATDTQVVPTFTPHHTTNTLMSSVYASENNHSLSMSSFYGQNTTGMLQSSVYTPLETTNSPLIPSYTHFNTPCTSMVPTYTQLNTLSAPMISAFSTLNDRSRPVMSSFSPLDHSSTPPYHTSPTRVHTTAQVVPSIHEHAFSESAPVVQESASVSSVKKRAPPGVKPQKRNKRLWSEEEQAAVRRQFGDFCQLAKVPGKKQCDRCLAAEPALNTRTWREVKYFVHNSIQSLKRRGHAVASKQDRPPEPETQTSSNEWDGPVYLSL, encoded by the exons ATGGCGGCGGAGGCCGAGAAGGTAGAACCGGCTGAAAGCGAAcaagacgaagaagaagacgtATACGAAGTGGAAAGGATTATTGACATGCGGGTGGAAGAG GGCGAAGTGCTTTACAGGGTTCGCTGGAAGAATTACTGCTCTGACGACGACACCTGGGAACCCGAAGCCCATTTAGAGGACTGCCATGAAGTCCTGCTGGCGTTTAAGAGGCACCAGGCCGAGCTGAAGGCCAAGAAAGAGGCAGAGTCCAGGAAACCTGTG CAAAAACTTTTGCCTGTAAAGAGCGACGTGTTCGACGCCGACTCGGAGAGCGACAGTGACAAAGATCGCCCGACGGAGGCCGCtgtcaaaaagaagaagaagaagaaaaagatccgggaggaagaagaggaggatcCCCCtccgaagaagaagaaaaagaaggacaAACGCAGAGACGAGCCGAAGCCGCTCCCTGCGCCGGAAACGGACGACGAAGAGGAAGAGGCTCCCCCGACCCCGCCCTTTCCCCCAAAGGAGGCGAAGGTCGAACCCAAAAAGCGCTACGCCGACTCTgacgaggaggaggatggaGTGCTGTCTtccaaaaagcaaaagaaggaGAAGGGAAAGGACGGAGGGAAGCATAAGAAAACCAAGACGGAGgagggaaagaagaagaaggtgaaAAAAGAGTGGAAAGTGGAGAGCTCTGACGACGAGGCCGCCGCTCGGGTGGAGGAGGATCTGAGCGACGGGCCGTCCGAGTCGCAGATGGAGGACTCGGGCTCGGCGGAGGCCGTCGCCAAGCCGGCAGAGAAGCTCAATTTGGAAGATAAGATCAAGCAAAAGAAGGGCAAGTGGGAGGTGAAGCTGCAAGGCATCAAGGACCTCATTAGCGAGAAAAAGAGCAAGAAACCAGACGGCAACCTCCAAAAACCCAAGAGTCAGAGTTCGAAAAGCAAGGAGGACGGCGCTCTCCAGTCAGACTCCAGCGACAACTCCAGCCTGCACAAAAAGGCCAAGAGCAAAGGAAGTGACGGCACGCCCGCCGCACCGCAGAAAGCCCCTTCTTCCTCTACatcctcttcttcatcctcttcctcctccaccaccgTGGCTACCAGTAAGGTCAAAGAGGATGAGGTGACTAAAGAGGAGGCACAGAAAGACGCCAGCGGCTCCACGAATCTCTTCGAAAAGTTTCTGTTGAACTGCGAGGCCAAGGACCGGGCCCCCCGCAGGCCGCCGCCAGTcacagagaaaagcagcagcaaaccCACAAAG TTGATAGGAAAGATCGAGAAGATCCCCAAGCCGACCAAAGAGTCTCCGTCTCAGAAAGCAGAGCTGGAGAGGACTGAGCGGACGAAGCCGTCAGACG TCTCCAGAGCCAGCCAGAGTCACGGCTTCAGCCTGGACAGCGACGAAAGGGAAGAGGAATCCACGGGGAAACCGCGGTCAGCAGACGACTCCAGAGAGCGAAAGGAGAGGGCAGACGAGGCCCAGCGTCCATCTTGGGAGAGGAGGAGTTCAACCGAcgacaggaggaagaggagagacgACAGCGAGCCCAGACTCTTCATTTCATGCGATGAGAACCAGGAACCACCAGAGGGCAACGATAAATCTG AGAGGGCTCAAGCCACTTTGAGCCTGGGAATGGATCTCAACCTGGACTGGATGACACTAGATAACTTTCAGAAGCATTTGAATGGAGAGGATGAGATCTTGTCAGGTCCACCGTTATCACCCA GTGAACTGCGAGACGCTGTGAAAAGCGGAGATTACATGGCTGTTAAATTAGCACTCAATTCCAAAGAGGACTACAATCTGGAACAAGAG GCAAGTACTATTGATGAGAAGAGATCATATGAAGGAGAGAGGAACTTGATTGaagctaaaagaaataaagaggcAGCAGCAAAGGAGAATATCCCACATGATATGGATGGTCCGCAGAGTGACAGTAGAATTTCAAGCTTCCAAACTAGCACAAACGCTGAGAAATTAACAGCGAAGAAACATAAACGTAAACTACGGGGTGGAAGCAATAAAACTAAATCCAAGAATACATTACGTAAAACTTCAATCACACAGAAAAGTCAAGGCGAGGAACAGAAGATCTCAGATGACACAAACAGTGCATTATCAACCCAAATGACTCTGAACActattaatttagatttaacCAAAAATGCAGATAAGAGGTTAAAGCAGGTAGACGGCGGAACTCGACAAAAGCACAAAGCAAGCAAAATTAAAGCTGCCGAAGAAGGGAAAAATTCAGATGAGCACACGGACGGTGCAATGTTGGAAAATGTTGATGGTTTGGATCAAGCACTTACAAAGTCTGACGGAGAAGAGACGGTTAAAACACGATGGCTTCGAAGGAGAAAAACAGCCGAGAGCATGATACCAACGCGATCAAGTCTAAGGACCCGCAAGCAAGTGGTTGAAACAAAACCCATCGTTgtggttaaagaaaaaaaggaaacttaCAAGAAACACTTGTGCGTGTTTTGCGAAAGTTATTTTACTCAAATCACAAAGCACTTGGAAAGTAAGCATGCAGAAGAACCAGATGTTGCCCATGCCATGCACTTTCCCAAAGGTTCCAAAGTAAGACAGACCATGCTGGACCAGGTTCGCCATAAAGGAATTTACGAGAATTGTGACATTTCTAACAGTGGCGAGGGAGAAATTGTGACTAAGAAGCAGCTGAAGAAACCAGCTGTATCTGTGCGTGACTTCTCGCCCTGCCAGCACTGTCTCGCATTTTATCGCAAAACTGATTTATGGAGGCATGAGCAAACATGTAAGATTAGAAAGGGAGAGCAGAAATCTTCCGAAAAGACAAACCGATCCAACAGTTGCAATTCTGTCTCCGATCTACTTCCAATGTCGGAGTTCTTAACTGGAAGCTGCAAAGAAATCATTCAAATCATGAATCAAGATGACATTTCAAGACATATCCAGTTGGACCCACTTATTTGTAAATATGGGAATACCTTGTCTGTCAACTATGATCATGATAAGTCTCAGTTTGCCTACATTGCACAAAAGATGAGAGAGTTGGGTAGGTTTGTTCTTGCTGTGAGTGAGCTGGACAAGACTGTGAAGTACCTTCACGAAATATGTCTACCATCTAAGTTTGAATTAGCTGTTGAGGGGGTCAAAAAAGTTAGTGGCTTCGACCCAACATCTAGTAAGTTTAAAACGATTTCCCTTGTTTCAAAGATTGGCTACTCTCTAAAGCGCGCAGCAGAGATAGCATTTGGAGAAAGTCGCATGACGGAGGACAGTGAAACGGAGGGTGAATTGAAAAAATTTATCGAACTACTTGACACAAAATGGGCCTACTGTTTTTCTCGCAAAGCACTTGCCTGTTCTTTAAAGCAAGAAACCAAAAAAGTGGATGTCGACAAGTCAACTGTGACTGAAGATTTGATAAAACTCCACAGATTTATTAcaagagaagaggaagaagcaAGGAAGGACTTAAAAGACAACGCCAGCATGTCGACATGGAAGAAGCTAGGTGAAGCCACATTGGCAAACCTGTGTCTTTTTAACAGGGGAAGAGTGGGAAATATCGGAAGGCTTCTTCTGAAAACATACTCTCAGAGGACCAGTGGAGGCACATGTATTCTCTCTGCGGATCAAGTTAGGAAAAGCACAAAGCTGGAGTTAGAACTTCGTTCCAGTTTTACAAGACTGGAACTTGAAGGCCAGTATGGACGAAACATGCTGGTTCTGTTAACAGACAGGATGGTTTCATCAATTGACTTGCTTGTTGAGAACAGAGAGCAAGCAGGCGTCTCCAAAACTAACCCGTACCTGTTTGCAAGGTCGGAAGGGCCCTCTTTCATAAGAGGATTGGATTGTTTTCGAAGAGCTGCAGTTGAGTGTGGCGTTAAAAATTCAGAAGCACTTCTGTCCTCATCTGGAAGAGAGCAAATTTCCACCTGCTGGCAGCTGATGAGCCTCAGTCAACAGGAACTGGACCAAGTAGCAAAGATGTTGGGAAAGAGTAGCCAAGAATGTTACAGCCTTTCTCAAAATGCAACACTACTGGAGGAAATCAGCAGAGAACTGCTGAAAATGGATAGAACAATGCCAACAAGTCGGCCGAGCACTACAAAAGATG gaaCCCGACcaaagcagcttttaaaaagaagacCCTGGAGTGAGAAGGAACAGATGGCTGTCAAACGCTACTTGAATGAATTCATCACGAGGATGAAAGTTCCAGGCAAAAAAGCATGCAATGCCTGCATAGCAGCTGAGCCAGATCTTGGAGGAAGGTCTTGGACAGACGTTAAAAACTATGTCCACAACACATTGCAAACAATGCGTAGGAGAAATAACCAGCTGAGGTCTGATGGGAATAAAGGCGTTTTGAATACAAAGAGTTCCAAAACTCCAGACCAAACCGTAAACTCTGATATGGAGGAGACAAGTGTTTGTACGATGACAACCGTGAATCCAGATCACTTGCAAGAAAGTAGCTTAAACTGTTGTATGACAATGCCACCTTCGGCAAACATAAGGGAATCATCACCATTCTCCCAGGAGATTAATGCTAGTTATACGCCATTTTGTTCTTCAAATACAAATATGATCCACACAAGTCAGCCATTGATTTCAAACTTCACACCACTAAACGCCACTGATACTCAAGTGGTTCCTACGTTTACCCCACACCACACTACAAATACCTTAATGTCTTCTGTATACGCATCAGAGAACAACCACAGCCTGTCCATGTCGTCTTTTTATGGACAGAATACTACAGGTATGTTGCAGTCATCTGTGTATACCCCACTGGAAACTACAAACTCTCCACTGATTCCTTCCTATACACATTTTAATACCCCATGTACTTCAATGGTTCCTACATATACACAGTTGAATACTCTAAGTGCACCAATGATTTCTGCATTCTCCACGCTAAATGACAGAAGTAGGCCTGTCATGTCTTCGTTCTCTCCTCTTGACCATTCAAGTACCCCGCCCTACCACACCAGCCCTACGAGGGTCCACACAACTGCGCAGGTTGTCCCTTCAATCCATGAACATGCCTTTTCTGAAAGTGCGCCGGTGGTACAGGAAAGCGCATCGGTGTCTTCTGTGAAAAAACGAGCCCCTCCAGGTGTGAAGcctcaaaaaagaaacaaacgtTTATGGAGCGAGGAGGAACAGGCAGCAGTGAGACGGCAATTTGGAGACTTTTGTCAGTTGGCGAAGGTGCCGGGGAAAAAGCAATGCGATAGATGTTTAGCTGCCGAACCGGCACTGAACACCAGAACATGGAGGgaagtgaaatattttgtaCATAACTCTATTCAGTCACTAAAAAGAAGAGGTCATGCAGTTGCTTCCAAACAGGATAGACCACCCGAACCAGAGACTCAGACTTCGAGCAATGAGTGGGATGGTCCCGTGTATCTTTCCCTGTAA
- the mphosph8 gene encoding M-phase phosphoprotein 8 isoform X2, which produces MYGRGINLRRVLPFFAVNKQVEDDTQSTWTERSIFKQASTIDEKRSYEGERNLIEAKRNKEAAAKENIPHDMDGPQSDSRISSFQTSTNAEKLTAKKHKRKLRGGSNKTKSKNTLRKTSITQKSQGEEQKISDDTNSALSTQMTLNTINLDLTKNADKRLKQVDGGTRQKHKASKIKAAEEGKNSDEHTDGAMLENVDGLDQALTKSDGEETVKTRWLRRRKTAESMIPTRSSLRTRKQVVETKPIVVVKEKKETYKKHLCVFCESYFTQITKHLESKHAEEPDVAHAMHFPKGSKVRQTMLDQVRHKGIYENCDISNSGEGEIVTKKQLKKPAVSVRDFSPCQHCLAFYRKTDLWRHEQTCKIRKGEQKSSEKTNRSNSCNSVSDLLPMSEFLTGSCKEIIQIMNQDDISRHIQLDPLICKYGNTLSVNYDHDKSQFAYIAQKMRELGRFVLAVSELDKTVKYLHEICLPSKFELAVEGVKKVSGFDPTSSKFKTISLVSKIGYSLKRAAEIAFGESRMTEDSETEGELKKFIELLDTKWAYCFSRKALACSLKQETKKVDVDKSTVTEDLIKLHRFITREEEEARKDLKDNASMSTWKKLGEATLANLCLFNRGRVGNIGRLLLKTYSQRTSGGTCILSADQVRKSTKLELELRSSFTRLELEGQYGRNMLVLLTDRMVSSIDLLVENREQAGVSKTNPYLFARSEGPSFIRGLDCFRRAAVECGVKNSEALLSSSGREQISTCWQLMSLSQQELDQVAKMLGKSSQECYSLSQNATLLEEISRELLKMDRTMPTSRPSTTKDGTRPKQLLKRRPWSEKEQMAVKRYLNEFITRMKVPGKKACNACIAAEPDLGGRSWTDVKNYVHNTLQTMRRRNNQLRSDGNKGVLNTKSSKTPDQTVNSDMEETSVCTMTTVNPDHLQESSLNCCMTMPPSANIRESSPFSQEINASYTPFCSSNTNMIHTSQPLISNFTPLNATDTQVVPTFTPHHTTNTLMSSVYASENNHSLSMSSFYGQNTTGMLQSSVYTPLETTNSPLIPSYTHFNTPCTSMVPTYTQLNTLSAPMISAFSTLNDRSRPVMSSFSPLDHSSTPPYHTSPTRVHTTAQVVPSIHEHAFSESAPVVQESASVSSVKKRAPPGVKPQKRNKRLWSEEEQAAVRRQFGDFCQLAKVPGKKQCDRCLAAEPALNTRTWREVKYFVHNSIQSLKRRGHAVASKQDRPPEPETQTSSNEWDGPVYLSL; this is translated from the exons ATGTATGGAAGAGGTATAAATTTGAGACGAGTGTTGCCTTTCTTTGCAGTGAACAAGCAAGTGGAAGACGACACACAAAGTACCTGGACAGAAAGATCCATTTTCAAGCAG GCAAGTACTATTGATGAGAAGAGATCATATGAAGGAGAGAGGAACTTGATTGaagctaaaagaaataaagaggcAGCAGCAAAGGAGAATATCCCACATGATATGGATGGTCCGCAGAGTGACAGTAGAATTTCAAGCTTCCAAACTAGCACAAACGCTGAGAAATTAACAGCGAAGAAACATAAACGTAAACTACGGGGTGGAAGCAATAAAACTAAATCCAAGAATACATTACGTAAAACTTCAATCACACAGAAAAGTCAAGGCGAGGAACAGAAGATCTCAGATGACACAAACAGTGCATTATCAACCCAAATGACTCTGAACActattaatttagatttaacCAAAAATGCAGATAAGAGGTTAAAGCAGGTAGACGGCGGAACTCGACAAAAGCACAAAGCAAGCAAAATTAAAGCTGCCGAAGAAGGGAAAAATTCAGATGAGCACACGGACGGTGCAATGTTGGAAAATGTTGATGGTTTGGATCAAGCACTTACAAAGTCTGACGGAGAAGAGACGGTTAAAACACGATGGCTTCGAAGGAGAAAAACAGCCGAGAGCATGATACCAACGCGATCAAGTCTAAGGACCCGCAAGCAAGTGGTTGAAACAAAACCCATCGTTgtggttaaagaaaaaaaggaaacttaCAAGAAACACTTGTGCGTGTTTTGCGAAAGTTATTTTACTCAAATCACAAAGCACTTGGAAAGTAAGCATGCAGAAGAACCAGATGTTGCCCATGCCATGCACTTTCCCAAAGGTTCCAAAGTAAGACAGACCATGCTGGACCAGGTTCGCCATAAAGGAATTTACGAGAATTGTGACATTTCTAACAGTGGCGAGGGAGAAATTGTGACTAAGAAGCAGCTGAAGAAACCAGCTGTATCTGTGCGTGACTTCTCGCCCTGCCAGCACTGTCTCGCATTTTATCGCAAAACTGATTTATGGAGGCATGAGCAAACATGTAAGATTAGAAAGGGAGAGCAGAAATCTTCCGAAAAGACAAACCGATCCAACAGTTGCAATTCTGTCTCCGATCTACTTCCAATGTCGGAGTTCTTAACTGGAAGCTGCAAAGAAATCATTCAAATCATGAATCAAGATGACATTTCAAGACATATCCAGTTGGACCCACTTATTTGTAAATATGGGAATACCTTGTCTGTCAACTATGATCATGATAAGTCTCAGTTTGCCTACATTGCACAAAAGATGAGAGAGTTGGGTAGGTTTGTTCTTGCTGTGAGTGAGCTGGACAAGACTGTGAAGTACCTTCACGAAATATGTCTACCATCTAAGTTTGAATTAGCTGTTGAGGGGGTCAAAAAAGTTAGTGGCTTCGACCCAACATCTAGTAAGTTTAAAACGATTTCCCTTGTTTCAAAGATTGGCTACTCTCTAAAGCGCGCAGCAGAGATAGCATTTGGAGAAAGTCGCATGACGGAGGACAGTGAAACGGAGGGTGAATTGAAAAAATTTATCGAACTACTTGACACAAAATGGGCCTACTGTTTTTCTCGCAAAGCACTTGCCTGTTCTTTAAAGCAAGAAACCAAAAAAGTGGATGTCGACAAGTCAACTGTGACTGAAGATTTGATAAAACTCCACAGATTTATTAcaagagaagaggaagaagcaAGGAAGGACTTAAAAGACAACGCCAGCATGTCGACATGGAAGAAGCTAGGTGAAGCCACATTGGCAAACCTGTGTCTTTTTAACAGGGGAAGAGTGGGAAATATCGGAAGGCTTCTTCTGAAAACATACTCTCAGAGGACCAGTGGAGGCACATGTATTCTCTCTGCGGATCAAGTTAGGAAAAGCACAAAGCTGGAGTTAGAACTTCGTTCCAGTTTTACAAGACTGGAACTTGAAGGCCAGTATGGACGAAACATGCTGGTTCTGTTAACAGACAGGATGGTTTCATCAATTGACTTGCTTGTTGAGAACAGAGAGCAAGCAGGCGTCTCCAAAACTAACCCGTACCTGTTTGCAAGGTCGGAAGGGCCCTCTTTCATAAGAGGATTGGATTGTTTTCGAAGAGCTGCAGTTGAGTGTGGCGTTAAAAATTCAGAAGCACTTCTGTCCTCATCTGGAAGAGAGCAAATTTCCACCTGCTGGCAGCTGATGAGCCTCAGTCAACAGGAACTGGACCAAGTAGCAAAGATGTTGGGAAAGAGTAGCCAAGAATGTTACAGCCTTTCTCAAAATGCAACACTACTGGAGGAAATCAGCAGAGAACTGCTGAAAATGGATAGAACAATGCCAACAAGTCGGCCGAGCACTACAAAAGATG gaaCCCGACcaaagcagcttttaaaaagaagacCCTGGAGTGAGAAGGAACAGATGGCTGTCAAACGCTACTTGAATGAATTCATCACGAGGATGAAAGTTCCAGGCAAAAAAGCATGCAATGCCTGCATAGCAGCTGAGCCAGATCTTGGAGGAAGGTCTTGGACAGACGTTAAAAACTATGTCCACAACACATTGCAAACAATGCGTAGGAGAAATAACCAGCTGAGGTCTGATGGGAATAAAGGCGTTTTGAATACAAAGAGTTCCAAAACTCCAGACCAAACCGTAAACTCTGATATGGAGGAGACAAGTGTTTGTACGATGACAACCGTGAATCCAGATCACTTGCAAGAAAGTAGCTTAAACTGTTGTATGACAATGCCACCTTCGGCAAACATAAGGGAATCATCACCATTCTCCCAGGAGATTAATGCTAGTTATACGCCATTTTGTTCTTCAAATACAAATATGATCCACACAAGTCAGCCATTGATTTCAAACTTCACACCACTAAACGCCACTGATACTCAAGTGGTTCCTACGTTTACCCCACACCACACTACAAATACCTTAATGTCTTCTGTATACGCATCAGAGAACAACCACAGCCTGTCCATGTCGTCTTTTTATGGACAGAATACTACAGGTATGTTGCAGTCATCTGTGTATACCCCACTGGAAACTACAAACTCTCCACTGATTCCTTCCTATACACATTTTAATACCCCATGTACTTCAATGGTTCCTACATATACACAGTTGAATACTCTAAGTGCACCAATGATTTCTGCATTCTCCACGCTAAATGACAGAAGTAGGCCTGTCATGTCTTCGTTCTCTCCTCTTGACCATTCAAGTACCCCGCCCTACCACACCAGCCCTACGAGGGTCCACACAACTGCGCAGGTTGTCCCTTCAATCCATGAACATGCCTTTTCTGAAAGTGCGCCGGTGGTACAGGAAAGCGCATCGGTGTCTTCTGTGAAAAAACGAGCCCCTCCAGGTGTGAAGcctcaaaaaagaaacaaacgtTTATGGAGCGAGGAGGAACAGGCAGCAGTGAGACGGCAATTTGGAGACTTTTGTCAGTTGGCGAAGGTGCCGGGGAAAAAGCAATGCGATAGATGTTTAGCTGCCGAACCGGCACTGAACACCAGAACATGGAGGgaagtgaaatattttgtaCATAACTCTATTCAGTCACTAAAAAGAAGAGGTCATGCAGTTGCTTCCAAACAGGATAGACCACCCGAACCAGAGACTCAGACTTCGAGCAATGAGTGGGATGGTCCCGTGTATCTTTCCCTGTAA